A window of the Candidatus Nitrosotalea okcheonensis genome harbors these coding sequences:
- a CDS encoding type II toxin-antitoxin system RelE/ParE family toxin — translation MHKVEARDGTIDKKLRKFRSDKAVIDGYFRILEELKMAQDPRSIGERKHGVLRNCYAIHLTKNHSLLYTYYPDQNLVKLIDLDDHKNLYGRDNRS, via the coding sequence TTGCACAAGGTAGAAGCACGGGACGGCACGATAGATAAAAAATTGAGGAAATTCAGATCTGATAAAGCTGTAATTGATGGATATTTTCGAATTTTGGAAGAATTGAAAATGGCACAGGATCCAAGATCCATTGGCGAACGAAAACATGGCGTGTTAAGAAATTGTTATGCTATCCACCTTACTAAAAATCACAGCTTGCTTTACACTTACTATCCTGACCAAAATTTGGTGAAGCTGATTGACTTGGACGACCACAAGAATCTTTATGGCAGAGACAACAGAAGTTAA
- a CDS encoding zinc ribbon domain-containing protein — MTKANGQGTKYRRRLNSWSFYELQRQIQYKAEWEGIPVGFIDPKRTSQLCPTCGGRLQEDRFQLRKLSCINCKRTMDRDVIASMNISYKGWSRFCHPRGLSEEAVNGNLEYIQPVILQVAVASCLSDVMYVIFH; from the coding sequence ATCACAAAGGCCAACGGTCAGGGAACAAAATACAGAAGAAGATTAAACTCGTGGTCGTTCTATGAACTGCAAAGGCAGATACAATACAAGGCAGAATGGGAAGGAATTCCTGTTGGTTTCATAGATCCTAAACGCACAAGCCAACTCTGTCCAACATGCGGAGGTAGACTCCAAGAGGACAGGTTTCAACTTCGAAAATTATCGTGCATTAATTGTAAGAGAACGATGGACAGGGATGTAATTGCATCCATGAACATATCTTACAAGGGGTGGAGTAGGTTTTGCCATCCCAGAGGGCTTTCAGAAGAAGCAGTGAACGGGAATCTGGAATATATTCAGCCAGTAATCCTGCAAGTGGCTGTTGCAAGTTGTCTGTCTGATGTAATGTATGTCATATTCCATTAA
- a CDS encoding ATP-binding protein: MTRKRTKITEKDLSSEPEILRILYQHNPWWMDKPIPDIKLKKFKQSDYFYLEQELENNKITAVIGARQVGKTTMLYQLIEKLLSNNKPQNVFFLSLDDQYLKITLQNLNKIFEIYALNIIKIPLDELKQRVYFFLDEIQTVQDWEIILKRWYDLGYKIKFIISGSSSMNILQGTSESLVGRIKPQTVLPMKFLEYIRLKEQNKLGELTNATNLEMRRALKHSIIQNKAKPFYKACTVASKLFSPFKDKMMVYLNQYVIKGGYPEIAFIDNMALCAENLRNYLHLTLYKDIMRTGKIRDPVALENLVSILAKESSQIINHTNIAKNLDLKRETLNTYLYLLKTVYLISESEFYSKSRVKRIRKEKKVYVNDIGIRNMAASALDDQILTDSTEVGKMIETVIADHTKRLKFNLEQNYSPPLFYWREKYEVDIILDLLQKPLPIEVKYREQIQESDLRGLNSFKENFKVPMSLVLTKDHLEMDGSTIFMPSWLYMIMC; encoded by the coding sequence ATGACGCGTAAAAGAACCAAAATCACAGAAAAAGATCTATCTTCTGAGCCAGAAATTCTCAGGATTCTCTATCAGCATAATCCGTGGTGGATGGATAAACCTATTCCAGACATCAAATTAAAAAAATTCAAACAAAGTGATTACTTTTATCTTGAACAAGAATTAGAGAATAACAAAATAACAGCCGTGATTGGAGCAAGGCAGGTTGGAAAAACCACAATGCTTTATCAATTAATTGAAAAATTACTATCTAACAATAAACCTCAAAATGTTTTCTTTCTCTCATTAGATGATCAATATCTAAAAATAACATTGCAAAATCTCAATAAAATATTTGAGATCTATGCATTAAATATTATCAAAATTCCTTTGGATGAATTAAAACAACGAGTATATTTTTTCTTAGATGAAATACAAACAGTACAAGATTGGGAAATCATATTGAAGCGATGGTATGATCTTGGATACAAAATAAAATTCATCATATCAGGATCATCTAGCATGAACATATTGCAAGGAACTTCTGAAAGTCTAGTTGGAAGAATAAAACCTCAGACTGTACTTCCTATGAAATTCCTAGAATACATACGACTAAAGGAACAAAATAAACTCGGTGAGCTAACAAATGCAACTAATTTAGAAATGCGTAGGGCATTGAAACATTCCATAATACAAAATAAAGCAAAACCATTCTATAAAGCATGTACAGTAGCTTCGAAACTCTTCTCTCCATTCAAAGACAAAATGATGGTTTATCTGAATCAATATGTAATCAAAGGTGGTTACCCAGAAATCGCATTTATTGATAATATGGCACTATGTGCAGAAAATCTTCGAAATTATCTTCATCTTACTTTATACAAAGACATCATGCGTACTGGAAAAATAAGAGATCCTGTAGCACTGGAAAACCTTGTATCCATATTGGCAAAGGAATCGTCCCAGATAATCAATCATACAAACATAGCCAAGAATCTTGATCTTAAGAGAGAAACTCTCAATACATATCTTTACCTACTAAAAACTGTTTATCTCATATCTGAATCAGAGTTCTATTCTAAAAGCAGAGTCAAGCGAATACGAAAGGAAAAGAAAGTGTATGTCAACGACATAGGAATAAGAAATATGGCCGCTTCAGCATTAGATGACCAAATATTGACAGATAGTACAGAGGTGGGGAAAATGATTGAAACTGTTATTGCCGATCATACCAAAAGATTGAAATTTAATCTGGAACAAAACTATTCACCACCATTATTCTATTGGAGAGAAAAATATGAAGTTGATATTATTCTAGACTTGTTACAAAAACCATTACCTATAGAGGTAAAATACAGAGAACAGATACAAGAATCTGACTTGAGAGGTTTGAATTCGTTTAAAGAGAATTTCAAAGTTCCAATGTCATTAGTCTTGACCAAAGACCATCTTGAAATGGATGGTTCTACTATCTTTATGCCAAGCTGGTTGTATATGATAATGTGTTAA
- a CDS encoding RNA-guided endonuclease InsQ/TnpB family protein: protein MVIRIFYEMFMPKSQLTSVEPRSFVITPNSVSISVRKEITQIIPENVIGIDRNLRNITTFDGEKSIMYKTNKLLSIKENTSHVMSSFKRFDVRVKKHFQQRLGNRRSRRIQQYLHKISKDIVSRAVDTKSMIVLEDLKGIRKLYRKGNGQGNKYRRKLNSWSFYELQRQIQYKAEWEGIPVGFIDPKRTSQLCPTCGDRLQEDRFQLRKLLCINCKRTMDRDVIASMNISYKGWSRFCHPRGLSEEAVNGNVGTPLILRVDGSKLVVGKK from the coding sequence TTGGTAATTAGAATATTTTATGAAATGTTTATGCCCAAGTCTCAATTAACTAGTGTAGAACCAAGATCATTTGTGATAACACCAAACTCTGTCTCAATCTCAGTCAGAAAAGAGATAACACAAATCATTCCAGAAAACGTAATCGGAATTGACAGAAACCTGAGAAACATAACAACATTTGACGGAGAAAAATCCATAATGTACAAGACCAACAAGTTACTGTCAATAAAGGAAAACACCTCACATGTCATGTCATCATTCAAAAGATTTGATGTACGAGTAAAGAAACATTTTCAGCAGAGGTTGGGCAATCGAAGGTCACGACGCATACAACAATATCTCCACAAAATATCAAAAGATATTGTATCAAGGGCAGTGGATACAAAATCAATGATTGTGCTGGAAGATCTAAAAGGAATCCGTAAACTATACAGAAAGGGAAATGGGCAGGGAAACAAGTATCGCAGAAAATTAAACTCATGGTCGTTCTACGAACTGCAAAGGCAGATACAATACAAGGCAGAATGGGAAGGAATTCCTGTTGGTTTCATAGATCCTAAACGCACAAGCCAACTCTGTCCAACATGCGGAGATAGACTCCAAGAGGACAGGTTTCAACTTCGAAAATTATTGTGCATTAATTGTAAGAGAACGATGGACAGGGATGTAATTGCATCCATGAACATATCTTACAAGGGGTGGAGTAGGTTTTGCCATCCCAGAGGGCTTTCAGAAGAAGCAGTGAACGGGAACGTGGGCACGCCACTAATCCTGAGAGTGGATGGAAGCAAGTTGGTTGTAGGGAAGAAATGA
- a CDS encoding transposase, with protein MRSCGLYTLPDRRTFDRRFKVMPVQNIIGIMGRRFVSEKIADSTITSIDSSMIRAKNGHVWHRKHMISGHLPRSGIDTDAKWGFSGTRGWIFGYKLHMTCSTGKLIVPLSAGITTANIQDNQEYQNLVEYLPDMRYIVADKGYDDHELYEYTRQRGARLVCPVRRYRHTRGERLELILFYKSKKGRKIHHSRSVSIEPLFGSIKETFGISTSPVSGYNNVSSYLLMCVFVYQVVIYYNCILGNNPRSIRLMLGN; from the coding sequence ATGAGATCATGTGGATTGTACACATTACCAGACAGAAGAACATTTGACCGAAGATTCAAGGTTATGCCGGTCCAGAACATCATTGGTATCATGGGAAGAAGATTTGTGTCAGAAAAAATTGCTGATTCTACCATAACATCCATTGATAGTTCCATGATACGTGCAAAAAATGGTCATGTTTGGCATCGCAAGCATATGATATCAGGACATCTTCCACGATCCGGAATTGATACTGATGCCAAATGGGGATTCTCTGGAACACGTGGATGGATATTTGGATACAAATTACACATGACATGCAGTACTGGAAAACTAATAGTTCCACTGTCTGCTGGCATAACAACTGCAAACATACAAGATAATCAAGAGTATCAAAATCTTGTAGAATATCTTCCTGATATGCGATATATTGTTGCTGACAAGGGGTATGATGATCATGAGCTGTACGAGTATACAAGACAGAGAGGTGCAAGGTTAGTTTGTCCGGTACGAAGGTACAGGCATACAAGAGGTGAAAGACTGGAATTGATTTTATTTTACAAATCCAAAAAAGGTCGGAAGATACATCATAGTAGAAGTGTATCTATTGAACCATTGTTTGGTAGCATCAAGGAAACATTTGGGATATCAACATCTCCTGTATCTGGATACAACAACGTATCATCATATTTACTTATGTGCGTCTTTGTGTATCAGGTTGTCATATACTACAATTGTATTCTGGGAAATAATCCACGATCCATCCGATTGATGCTTGGTAATTAG
- a CDS encoding branched-chain amino acid transaminase translates to MKEQGKIWMNGKLVAYKNAKVHVLTHALHYSTAIFEGIRCYNTPRGPMIFRLPEHVERLFKSAKMYSMKMPYSKKEISDGIIKTVNANKLKECYIRPIAYYGHGVMGLTPTPNKVEVAIACWEWNTGESSAGKIHGARCKVSSWLRIDSRSQPMQAKAASNYANAALARVEALRDGYDEAIMLNYHGKVSEGSAENIFIVNKGEISTPPLNAGILDGITRDSVIKIARQEGLVITEREIDREDLYIADEVFMTGTAAEVKSVSEIDNVTIGDGKVGDITRKLQHAFYEASRGKDERFSEWFTPVQ, encoded by the coding sequence ATGAAAGAGCAGGGCAAGATTTGGATGAATGGAAAACTTGTTGCATACAAGAATGCAAAGGTCCATGTCCTGACACATGCTTTGCACTATTCAACCGCAATATTTGAGGGAATTAGGTGTTATAATACTCCAAGGGGACCAATGATCTTCAGATTACCTGAACATGTAGAAAGATTATTCAAGTCTGCAAAAATGTATTCAATGAAAATGCCCTATTCTAAAAAAGAGATCTCTGATGGAATAATCAAGACAGTAAATGCAAACAAACTCAAGGAATGCTACATCAGGCCTATTGCATATTATGGCCACGGAGTAATGGGCCTTACACCAACTCCAAACAAGGTGGAAGTTGCAATAGCCTGTTGGGAGTGGAATACTGGTGAATCCAGTGCAGGAAAGATACATGGAGCAAGATGTAAAGTATCAAGCTGGCTTAGAATAGATTCCAGGTCACAACCAATGCAGGCAAAAGCTGCATCAAATTATGCAAACGCTGCACTAGCTAGGGTAGAAGCCCTAAGAGATGGCTATGATGAGGCAATCATGTTGAATTATCATGGAAAAGTATCAGAAGGAAGTGCAGAAAATATTTTCATTGTAAACAAGGGCGAGATATCAACGCCTCCACTAAATGCCGGCATACTAGATGGAATAACAAGGGACAGTGTAATCAAGATAGCAAGACAAGAGGGACTTGTAATTACTGAAAGAGAAATAGACAGAGAGGACTTGTACATAGCAGACGAGGTCTTTATGACAGGTACTGCGGCTGAGGTAAAATCTGTGTCAGAAATTGATAATGTTACCATTGGAGACGGCAAAGTAGGAGATATAACCCGAAAATTGCAACATGCCTTTTATGAGGCATCAAGAGGAAAAGATGAGCGATTCTCAGAGTGGTTTACTCCAGTCCAGTGA